In Cystobacter ferrugineus, the following proteins share a genomic window:
- a CDS encoding SdpA family antimicrobial peptide system protein has translation MRRLGLLALGLLLGWSTVVMYALHAALPYNPIRLPFEDRLDMRLILPEGWAFFTRDPREDRMQPYLRGADGQWSKASMTPNFQPKNLFGIDRAARAQGVEMGLLLEAARQVERSDCKEEPRVCLERATVGRALRNISPNPSLCGQVGIVFQRAVPWAWSRSSQGKPITMPSKILRLDVEC, from the coding sequence GTGCGTCGCCTCGGCCTCCTGGCCCTGGGACTCCTCCTCGGCTGGTCCACCGTGGTGATGTATGCCTTGCATGCGGCCCTGCCCTACAATCCCATCCGGTTGCCCTTCGAGGATCGGCTCGACATGAGGCTGATCCTTCCCGAGGGCTGGGCGTTCTTCACGCGCGACCCACGGGAAGACAGGATGCAGCCCTACCTTCGTGGCGCGGATGGCCAGTGGAGCAAGGCCAGCATGACGCCCAACTTCCAGCCGAAGAACCTCTTTGGCATTGATCGCGCGGCCCGCGCCCAGGGCGTGGAGATGGGGCTCTTGTTGGAGGCGGCCCGCCAGGTCGAACGCTCGGACTGCAAGGAGGAGCCCCGGGTCTGTCTGGAGCGAGCCACCGTGGGGCGGGCGCTCCGCAACATCAGTCCGAATCCCTCGCTCTGCGGTCAGGTGGGGATTGTCTTTCAGCGGGCGGTCCCCTGGGCCTGGAGCCGCTCGAGCCAGGGAAAGCCCATCACCATGCCCTCGAAGATCTTGCGATTGGACGTCGAATGCTGA
- a CDS encoding sporulation-delaying protein SdpB family protein, translated as MLTRFGMRAREWVAGPAPWSNVYGLARTLIALGTCGTLAFSHSTTLFRPAVGLSEVPVSDGIRRASLFCVLPSGWLEVARWVAVLLLLVVASGWRPRLTGVVHWWVAISLHWSGVLTDGGDQLAAILSLLMVPLTLTDGRRWHWDEVSPAEAGSEAGRLVAHSAWVLLRAQVALVYFHASVGKFKVSEWVDGTALYYWLLDPSIGAPEWLADLMRPILSHPVVALLTWSVLVLELCLALGLVLGSESRRVLLPLGIAFHAGIAVFHGLISFVLIMFGALVLLLRPYQETFRFEWIRSRLPRFQASEPASAMESIPSVPRPS; from the coding sequence ATGCTGACCCGGTTCGGAATGCGTGCACGTGAGTGGGTGGCGGGGCCCGCTCCCTGGAGCAATGTCTATGGCCTCGCGCGGACCCTCATCGCCCTCGGGACGTGTGGCACCCTCGCCTTCAGCCACTCCACGACGTTGTTCCGGCCCGCCGTGGGGCTGAGCGAAGTGCCCGTCTCTGATGGCATCCGGCGGGCCTCCCTGTTCTGTGTGCTCCCCTCGGGATGGCTGGAGGTGGCGCGCTGGGTGGCGGTGCTCCTGTTGCTGGTGGTCGCCTCGGGCTGGCGTCCGCGCCTCACGGGGGTTGTCCACTGGTGGGTGGCCATCAGCCTGCACTGGTCTGGCGTGCTCACGGACGGAGGCGACCAGCTCGCCGCCATTCTTTCCCTCTTGATGGTGCCGCTCACTCTGACGGATGGGCGCCGGTGGCACTGGGATGAGGTCTCGCCCGCCGAGGCGGGAAGCGAGGCCGGACGGCTCGTCGCGCACTCCGCCTGGGTCCTCCTCCGCGCGCAGGTGGCCCTGGTGTACTTCCATGCCTCCGTGGGCAAGTTCAAGGTGTCCGAGTGGGTGGATGGAACGGCACTCTACTATTGGCTCCTGGATCCCAGCATCGGTGCGCCGGAGTGGCTGGCGGACTTGATGCGGCCGATCTTGAGCCACCCTGTCGTGGCGCTGTTGACCTGGTCCGTCCTCGTCCTCGAGCTCTGCCTCGCGTTGGGGCTGGTGCTGGGCAGCGAGAGCCGCCGGGTGCTGCTGCCGCTGGGGATTGCGTTTCACGCGGGCATCGCCGTCTTCCACGGGCTCATCAGCTTCGTGCTCATCATGTTCGGCGCACTCGTCCTGCTGCTGCGGCCGTACCAGGAGACGTTCCGCTTCGAGTGGATCCGCTCCCGGCTCCCGCGGTTCCAGGCGTCCGAGCCGGCCAGTGCGATGGAGTCAATCCCCTCGGTTCCCCGGCCCTCGTAG
- a CDS encoding imm11 family protein gives MERRFFDLNIDVYVPGRWYLAEPRNLDGQQIEDIWQFIDGRRVEDPGPLRIPIFKPGRPIDIEFAGAGQTPIVSARVASVFRKMAPSDVQLFPVEVEGTTDPYFLLNVARTVRCIDDSACGEVRLWTPENRQPEKIGQYRVVSDLRIDKSKACEERVFRLWGWSSPIIIDEELKQALEKTGIVGGRFDEV, from the coding sequence ATGGAACGACGCTTCTTTGACTTGAACATCGACGTCTATGTGCCAGGACGCTGGTATCTCGCGGAGCCGAGAAACCTCGATGGCCAGCAGATTGAAGACATCTGGCAGTTCATTGACGGAAGGAGGGTTGAGGACCCTGGCCCCTTGCGCATCCCCATATTCAAGCCTGGGAGACCCATCGACATCGAGTTCGCCGGGGCGGGGCAAACTCCTATTGTCAGCGCACGGGTGGCATCCGTGTTCCGCAAGATGGCACCCAGCGATGTTCAGCTCTTCCCGGTTGAGGTCGAGGGAACAACCGACCCCTACTTCCTGCTGAACGTGGCTCGGACCGTGCGATGCATCGATGACTCTGCATGTGGCGAGGTGCGTCTCTGGACGCCAGAGAATCGCCAGCCCGAGAAGATTGGGCAATACCGTGTGGTTTCCGACCTGCGCATCGACAAATCGAAGGCGTGTGAAGAGCGCGTGTTTCGGCTCTGGGGCTGGAGTTCACCCATCATCATTGATGAGGAACTCAAGCAAGCTCTGGAGAAAACCGGCATCGTGGGTGGACGCTTCGACGAGGTCTGA
- a CDS encoding ArsR/SmtB family transcription factor, which yields MLSAFEVVAEPNRRRILDLLREGRRPVGELVDRLGLTQPTVSKHLRVLKEARLVDVEQDAQRRLYRLRPEPLVEMDDWLTPYRELWSRRLDALERHLDTMADDPPALTRRSPAPRRKP from the coding sequence ATGCTGAGCGCGTTCGAAGTCGTGGCGGAGCCCAACCGCCGCCGCATCCTGGATCTGCTGCGTGAGGGGCGCCGCCCCGTCGGGGAGCTGGTGGACCGGCTCGGGCTGACGCAGCCCACCGTGTCCAAGCACCTGCGCGTGCTCAAGGAGGCACGGCTGGTGGACGTGGAGCAGGACGCCCAGCGGCGGCTCTACCGTCTGCGTCCGGAGCCCCTCGTCGAGATGGACGACTGGCTCACGCCGTACCGCGAACTCTGGTCCCGGCGGCTCGACGCGCTCGAGCGCCACCTGGACACCATGGCGGACGACCCGCCCGCCCTCACCCGCCGGAGCCCGGCCCCAAGGAGAAAACCATGA
- a CDS encoding SRPBCC domain-containing protein has product MKHGTLTTRGDRVELRFERRLAHPPEKVWRALTDGQELAHWFPARIEGTRQSGAELRFFFAEGEPGTGKISVFDPPRVLEYTWDGDLLRWELHPEGTGCLLVFTTLPGDRANVARDATGWHFCLDNLEAAIAGNPAAGFDKERFSALNAEYAARFGLGSFPAFMLNPANRVADASLRLPGVEAYVFNGADGTQLTLCHAKSDADTGEQWRDFDEYLTVLEGRYVLSINGMEIQLDAGREFVVPRGARISGRFSAGTRTLHAFGGRGLERAGPQA; this is encoded by the coding sequence ATGAAGCATGGAACCCTGACGACCCGGGGCGACCGCGTCGAACTCCGGTTCGAGCGGCGCCTCGCCCACCCGCCCGAGAAGGTCTGGCGCGCGCTCACCGACGGCCAGGAGCTGGCCCACTGGTTCCCCGCGCGCATCGAGGGCACCCGCCAGAGCGGCGCCGAGCTGCGCTTCTTCTTCGCGGAAGGCGAGCCTGGCACCGGGAAGATCTCGGTGTTCGACCCGCCGCGCGTCCTCGAATACACCTGGGACGGAGACCTGCTGCGGTGGGAATTGCACCCCGAGGGCACGGGCTGCCTGCTCGTCTTCACCACCCTCCCCGGCGACCGCGCCAACGTCGCCCGCGACGCCACGGGCTGGCACTTCTGCCTCGACAACCTGGAGGCGGCCATCGCCGGGAATCCCGCCGCCGGGTTCGACAAGGAGCGCTTCTCCGCGCTCAACGCGGAGTACGCCGCGCGCTTTGGCCTGGGCAGCTTCCCCGCCTTCATGCTGAACCCAGCCAACCGCGTCGCGGACGCCTCGCTGCGCCTGCCCGGCGTCGAGGCCTACGTGTTCAACGGCGCCGATGGCACCCAGCTCACCCTCTGCCATGCGAAGAGTGACGCGGACACTGGCGAGCAGTGGCGGGACTTCGATGAATATCTGACGGTCCTCGAAGGCCGCTACGTGTTGAGCATCAATGGGATGGAGATCCAGCTCGACGCCGGGCGGGAGTTCGTCGTCCCCAGGGGCGCGCGAATCTCGGGACGGTTCTCCGCTGGTACACGCACCCTCCATGCCTTCGGCGGCCGGGGTCTCGAGCGAGCCGGACCCCAGGCGTAG
- a CDS encoding VWA domain-containing protein has product MRNPRIPLPTLALLTLLSSAVTACGGNDNDGNPPPSQPPPSGCIKLDVTTGTTLTAQEGKVVVNFRVLDCLDRPLASQVPENAFEIFERDRRISSESQLKIVPEPKHFASYSVLLLDVSGSMSQQLPGLVESATRFIRILIPEGTAPEATVHRIAIYAFDGSIKKLSDFSANADELINTTLAKIRDEQSCKANLICQDSRTRLNGALKQGIDDVKVARDAGKNAGLDFTTASVVLFTDGRDTINVPTEAEAQEAVNKSDANIFAIGLKGADMDTQSVTSLQRFGKNGFGLAEKLEDLGSKFESIAGNIRNISNSYFQLRYCSPLESNQNKLTIKVSHQGVTAQKDLTFDVARSVGGTCSVDSGGTGTP; this is encoded by the coding sequence ATGCGAAACCCCCGAATTCCGCTCCCGACGCTCGCGCTGCTGACCTTGCTGTCATCGGCTGTCACCGCGTGTGGGGGAAATGACAACGACGGCAATCCCCCGCCCTCCCAGCCCCCACCGTCCGGGTGCATCAAGCTCGATGTCACCACCGGGACGACCCTCACCGCCCAGGAGGGCAAGGTGGTGGTCAACTTCCGGGTGCTCGACTGCCTGGACAGGCCCCTGGCGAGTCAGGTTCCGGAGAACGCCTTCGAGATCTTCGAGCGTGACCGCCGCATCTCCTCCGAGAGCCAGTTGAAGATCGTTCCGGAGCCCAAGCATTTCGCCAGCTACTCCGTCCTGCTGCTGGATGTCAGCGGCAGTATGTCCCAGCAACTTCCGGGTCTCGTGGAATCCGCGACCCGCTTCATCCGCATCCTCATTCCCGAGGGGACTGCCCCGGAGGCCACCGTCCACCGCATCGCCATCTATGCCTTCGACGGTTCCATCAAGAAGCTGTCTGACTTCTCCGCGAATGCGGATGAATTGATCAACACCACGCTCGCGAAGATCCGCGACGAGCAGAGCTGCAAGGCCAACCTGATCTGCCAGGACTCCCGGACGCGCTTGAACGGCGCGCTGAAGCAGGGCATCGACGACGTGAAGGTCGCTCGGGACGCGGGCAAGAACGCGGGCCTGGATTTCACCACCGCGAGCGTGGTGCTCTTCACGGACGGCCGCGACACGATCAACGTTCCGACCGAGGCGGAGGCCCAGGAGGCGGTGAACAAGAGCGATGCGAACATCTTCGCCATCGGCCTCAAGGGCGCCGACATGGACACCCAGAGCGTCACGAGCCTGCAGCGCTTCGGCAAGAATGGCTTCGGGCTGGCCGAGAAGCTCGAGGATCTCGGAAGCAAGTTCGAGTCGATCGCCGGCAACATCCGCAACATCTCCAACAGCTACTTCCAGCTCCGTTACTGCTCGCCCTTGGAGAGCAACCAGAACAAGCTCACCATCAAGGTGAGCCACCAGGGCGTGACCGCGCAGAAGGATCTGACGTTCGATGTCGCCCGCTCCGTGGGCGGCACCTGCTCGGTGGACAGCGGCGGGACGGGCACCCCGTAG